The nucleotide sequence AATGTTTGCCATTTCTCCCGTATCTGCCCAGATTCCCACGGCTATGCGGTTTATCTGCCCTGGATAGGTTTTGTCTAGTTGCAGGGTTATGTACCAGTAAGGAACCAAGGAGAGGTATTCGTCTCTGGGGTGTGGGATGAACTGTACTTTGGCGGGGGTTTCTAGTATGGTAAAGTTGCCGATTTGGGTGCCGTTGACTGTCCATGTGAAGGTTTCTGCGTAGGTTTTGGCGAGTTCTATGGCTTGTTCGCGTTGGATGTTAACTTGGGTGCTGCCTATATTTAGCAGGAACCAGCCGTCGGTAACTTCGACCAAAGTGTTGTCTTGGAAGACTACGCGCAGGCTTTTAGCTGAAAAATCTACGCCGTCCTCTGTATACTGCAGCAAGATTTCCTCTGTGGTTCCCGATGTTACTATGGTGAATTTCATGTTTGCATTGGTTGTTTGGTTGTTGCTGGATTCGTTTATGGCTTCCATAAGCTGCTGCATCTGCGCAAGGTAGGCGTCGCCTGAGTAGGTCTGGTATTTCTCGAGGATGGCTTTTGTGGTGGCTATCGCGTTTGTTGATTGGGGCTGCGTGTAGATGGGGGTGCCTTCTGCTATGTATAGTTGGTATCTGGAGAAGTGGTTGTCTCTGAACCTGAGGACTACGTCGATTTTGCTGTTGGAGCTGGTTAGGGAGTACTTGAGCACTTCCTCTATAACGCCGCCTAAATCTTCGCGGTACTCCACCGTGTCACTAAGCAACGTAGCCTGATAATGGGTCATGTCAATTTCTATGACGTCGCGTATGAATGCTATGGCTTTATCCGTTCCTGTGCCCCATGAAAGCAGCTGCTGGTTTTGGGCTGTGACCCTCTCCAAATCCGACTTTAATGCTTCTTGCTCGCTTGTTAGCTGGTTTAAAGTGTTGTACTGGATAGCCGAGAAACCCGCCAAAAGCACAACTATGACCATGAGCGCCCCAAAAAGAGTTTTCCATTTCAGGGGCAACGTGAAGAGGCTTCTTGATTTTAGGGCGGGGGCTTCTTCTACTCGTTCCATGGTACACACTGAGGCTTCTCCAAAAGCCGAAAGCTTGTATTTGCCGTCCTCCAACTTCGACAACAGTTCCCCCAAGCTTTCAAGATGATACGTCAAATGCGAACTGGAAATCCCAAGCTCCTCAAGCATCTGAGAAAACGTCATCGGCTTTTCCGAAAGCATCCGCAAAATCTTGCGACGCGCGGGATGCTTCAAAGAACTAAAAATGGTTGAGTAAATCTCTTCCTCTGAACCAGACATGCCCTTCACTCAGAAACACTATGGGTAAAACTCTTAGATAACTATGATGCAACCACGGAACACAAGTCAAGAAACCTTGACAAAAAGAACCTGCAGCACATTCTTTCTCTGGTCAAAAAAAGCTTACAAAAAACCATTTATTAAAAAATTTACGTCAAATGAAACATGTTACACACAGGAGAAAACCTCTCGCGGTCAAACATGAACTCCCCTGCAGTTGTTTCCTCAAGTTCTTATATTATCATTGTTTTATCTAAACTTTCAAGGTGGTTTACCTATGGATGAGCTTACTGGTTACGAAAAAGGTTTCGTCCAATGCTGCGACTGCAAAAACCTCGAGAGCTACTGGAAAGACGGCAACGTTGTTTTCTTCCTGTGCCGCTTCAAACCCGTGGCCATGAAAACCCTCTACCAACGCTGGAGACGCTGCAAATTCTTCACATACACCACCCAAACCCCCCTGGACCGAAGAAACAACATCAAATAACCCTCTCCTTCTCCTACAACCTAACCAACCAAAGGCGCTGTCAAGAAATCTTGACCACCCTCCCTGCCTGATTGGTCAATAAACCCTTACAAAAACCGTTTTATCTGCGGATAAGCCCTAGCAGTTGCCTGAGGAAACTAGTATGCAAAGCCGCCTTGTAGCAGAATTGCTTTTGTTATCTCTTTTATGCAGTGCGTTGGCTGCGTGTTTTTCGGGCAGTTTGGTTTACGCGGCTTCTTCCCCAAGAATAACCATCCTCGCCGACGGCACCATAGATGG is from Candidatus Bathyarchaeota archaeon and encodes:
- a CDS encoding winged helix-turn-helix domain-containing protein, with the protein product MSGSEEEIYSTIFSSLKHPARRKILRMLSEKPMTFSQMLEELGISSSHLTYHLESLGELLSKLEDGKYKLSAFGEASVCTMERVEEAPALKSRSLFTLPLKWKTLFGALMVIVVLLAGFSAIQYNTLNQLTSEQEALKSDLERVTAQNQQLLSWGTGTDKAIAFIRDVIEIDMTHYQATLLSDTVEYREDLGGVIEEVLKYSLTSSNSKIDVVLRFRDNHFSRYQLYIAEGTPIYTQPQSTNAIATTKAILEKYQTYSGDAYLAQMQQLMEAINESSNNQTTNANMKFTIVTSGTTEEILLQYTEDGVDFSAKSLRVVFQDNTLVEVTDGWFLLNIGSTQVNIQREQAIELAKTYAETFTWTVNGTQIGNFTILETPAKVQFIPHPRDEYLSLVPYWYITLQLDKTYPGQINRIAVGIWADTGEMANIQALTG